A section of the Streptomyces sp. SCL15-4 genome encodes:
- a CDS encoding serine hydrolase, whose amino-acid sequence MSAAAHHPVYTGGDGALLDVAEAIAADWAALGVRGSFLARDLDTGEQLGFDTDEPVPLASVAKVPLALVVLDRIAVGELDPARPVTVDPGTSSVGPTGLAAFRHPATVAVGDLLLLMLSVSDNAAADALFNLVPAAEADARLRAWGCDGIRLRHRMNHLYECAAGAAGNDFSLALELAVRDEGTGRHTIETLDPAHANAGTAAALVGLLQRVWRDEIASPRATAELRRLMGHQVFTHRLASDLRADTLRWSGKTGTFLHLRHEIGVVEADSGERVAMAALTRGNRRAGLAPDIDLAIGAAAREAFEALRG is encoded by the coding sequence ATGAGCGCGGCGGCCCACCACCCGGTGTACACCGGCGGCGACGGCGCCCTGCTGGACGTCGCCGAGGCGATCGCGGCGGACTGGGCGGCCCTGGGCGTGCGCGGCTCCTTCCTCGCCCGCGACCTCGACACCGGCGAGCAGCTCGGCTTCGACACGGACGAACCGGTGCCGCTCGCGTCGGTGGCGAAGGTCCCGCTCGCCCTGGTCGTACTGGACCGGATCGCCGTCGGGGAGCTGGACCCGGCGCGCCCGGTGACGGTGGACCCCGGCACCAGCAGTGTCGGCCCCACCGGGCTCGCCGCCTTCCGGCATCCGGCCACCGTGGCCGTCGGCGACCTCCTCCTGCTGATGCTCTCGGTGAGCGACAACGCCGCCGCGGACGCGCTGTTCAACCTGGTGCCGGCGGCGGAGGCGGACGCGCGGCTGCGTGCCTGGGGATGCGACGGAATCCGGCTGCGGCACCGGATGAACCATCTGTACGAGTGCGCGGCCGGTGCCGCCGGCAACGACTTCTCCCTCGCGCTGGAGCTGGCCGTCCGGGACGAGGGGACGGGCCGGCACACCATTGAGACCCTGGACCCGGCGCACGCCAACGCGGGCACGGCCGCGGCCCTGGTCGGCCTGCTCCAGCGGGTGTGGCGCGACGAGATCGCCTCTCCCCGGGCGACGGCCGAGCTGCGCCGGCTGATGGGTCACCAGGTCTTCACCCACCGGCTGGCGAGCGACCTGCGCGCGGACACGCTGCGGTGGAGCGGCAAGACCGGTACGTTCCTGCATCTGCGGCACGAGATAGGGGTCGTCGAGGCGGACTCCGGGGAGCGGGTGGCGATGGCGGCGCTCACCCGCGGCAACCGCCGCGCGGGGCTGGCGCCGGACATCGACCTGGCCATCGGTGCGGCGGCGCGGGAGGCGTTCGAGGCGCTGCGGGGCTAG
- a CDS encoding response regulator transcription factor, whose amino-acid sequence MTHTPAQATRTPVRILVCDDHAVVRAGLLALLHSAPDIEVVGEAGSGEEALALARRTAPDVVLMDLQLGEGIDGVETTRRLRAEPPAPHVLVLTTYDTDADVTRAVEAGATGYLLKAERAEDLFTAIHAAAQGRPALSPPVADRVMSRLRNPRPTLTPRERDILAHLSRGLSNHAIARALYISEATVKTHLRRIYDKLGVDTRAGAVAVAKEQRLLP is encoded by the coding sequence ATGACCCACACCCCCGCGCAGGCCACCCGGACACCGGTGCGCATCCTCGTCTGCGACGACCACGCCGTCGTACGCGCCGGACTGCTGGCACTGCTGCACAGCGCTCCGGACATCGAGGTCGTCGGCGAGGCGGGCAGCGGCGAGGAGGCGCTCGCGCTCGCCCGCAGGACCGCCCCGGACGTCGTGCTGATGGACCTGCAACTGGGCGAGGGCATCGACGGCGTCGAGACCACCCGCCGGCTGCGCGCCGAGCCGCCCGCCCCGCACGTCCTGGTCCTCACCACCTACGACACCGACGCCGACGTCACGCGCGCCGTCGAGGCGGGTGCCACCGGCTATCTGCTGAAGGCCGAGCGCGCCGAGGACCTGTTCACGGCGATCCACGCCGCCGCCCAGGGCCGCCCGGCGCTCTCGCCCCCGGTCGCCGACCGCGTGATGTCCCGGCTGCGCAACCCGCGCCCCACCCTCACCCCCCGGGAACGCGACATCCTCGCCCACCTCTCCCGCGGCCTGTCCAACCACGCCATCGCCCGCGCCCTCTACATCAGCGAGGCCACCGTCAAGACGCATCTGCGCCGCATCTACGACAAACTCGGCGTGGACACCCGGGCGGGCGCGGTGGCGGTGGCGAAGGAACAGCGCCTGCTGCCCTGA
- a CDS encoding sensor histidine kinase, which translates to MPGVGVPERDDTRALTVVMHTAFFVLLSASVVRYLVRHAEGPHTPWVIVLSALLAVLYVLGPALGTRPTPRRLTWLGLVVAAWALLVVLAPSFAWCAVPLFYTGLRTLPPRAAILLVALLTALAVAAQLGLAGWPDPNVLLAPPAVAAVATTVFVVMQRQAARQDVLIDDLVRTRRELAATERREGTLAERERLAREIHDTLAQGLSSQRMLLQAADRLWDTAPGTARDHVRTAADIAERSLAEARRFVHDLAPADLAEGGGLLRALRAVAERETTPELTVRVHTEGSPPEPLPAPVESALLRIAQGALANVREHAAARTATLTLTCLDDQIMLDVTDDGRGFDPRTPAAFGSGPAAEGRGHGLPAIRARLRQLGGTLTIESAPGEGTALSAAIPLEPR; encoded by the coding sequence GTGCCGGGAGTGGGCGTACCCGAGCGCGACGACACCCGGGCCCTCACCGTCGTCATGCACACGGCGTTCTTCGTGCTGCTGTCCGCGTCCGTCGTCCGCTACCTGGTCCGGCACGCCGAGGGACCGCATACCCCCTGGGTGATCGTCCTGTCCGCGCTGCTCGCCGTGCTCTACGTCCTCGGCCCGGCCCTCGGCACCCGTCCCACGCCCCGCCGGCTGACCTGGCTCGGCCTGGTCGTGGCGGCCTGGGCGCTGCTCGTCGTGCTGGCCCCGAGCTTCGCCTGGTGCGCGGTCCCGCTCTTCTACACCGGGCTGCGCACGCTCCCGCCGCGCGCCGCGATCTTGTTGGTGGCGCTGCTGACCGCGCTCGCGGTGGCCGCCCAGCTCGGCCTGGCGGGCTGGCCGGACCCGAACGTGCTGCTGGCCCCGCCCGCGGTGGCCGCCGTCGCCACCACCGTGTTCGTCGTCATGCAGCGCCAGGCGGCCCGCCAGGACGTCCTGATCGACGACCTGGTCCGCACCCGGCGCGAGCTGGCCGCCACCGAGCGCCGCGAGGGCACCCTCGCCGAGCGCGAACGGCTCGCCCGGGAGATCCACGACACCCTCGCGCAGGGCCTGTCCAGCCAGCGCATGCTGCTCCAGGCGGCCGACCGGCTGTGGGACACCGCCCCCGGCACGGCCCGCGACCACGTCCGCACGGCGGCGGACATCGCCGAGCGCAGCCTCGCCGAGGCCCGCCGCTTCGTCCACGACCTGGCCCCGGCCGACCTGGCCGAGGGCGGCGGCCTGCTCCGCGCCCTGCGCGCCGTGGCCGAGCGCGAGACGACACCGGAACTCACCGTCCGCGTCCACACCGAGGGCAGCCCGCCCGAGCCGCTGCCCGCGCCGGTGGAGTCCGCCCTGCTGCGCATCGCGCAGGGCGCCCTCGCCAACGTCCGCGAACACGCGGCGGCCCGCACCGCCACCCTCACCCTGACCTGCCTGGACGACCAGATCATGCTGGACGTCACCGACGACGGCCGCGGCTTCGACCCGCGCACTCCCGCCGCCTTCGGCTCCGGGCCGGCCGCGGAGGGGCGCGGGCACGGCCTGCCCGCCATCCGCGCCCGCCTGCGCCAGCTCGGCGGCACCCTCACCATCGAGTCGGCACCGGGCGAGGGCACCGCGCTGTCGGCGGCGATCCCCTTGGAGCCGAGATGA
- a CDS encoding heme-binding protein, producing the protein MPSRKKPSSRTRVLVGGAALAVVGAGAVGTVAANAAGSADATPAAAPVAARGGELTQSRHLSVDAAAKAARAALEAAEKDGRQVSVAVVDRNGNTVVTLRGDGAGPQSYESAQRKAYTAVSWNAPTSKLAERLAQAPNLKDIPGTLFLAGGTPVTAQGAPVAGIGVAGAPSGDLDERYAQAGAAALGR; encoded by the coding sequence ATGCCCAGTCGCAAGAAGCCGTCCTCCCGTACCCGCGTCCTGGTGGGCGGCGCCGCCCTGGCCGTCGTCGGGGCCGGTGCCGTCGGCACGGTGGCCGCCAACGCGGCCGGCTCCGCCGACGCCACGCCCGCAGCCGCGCCCGTGGCGGCCCGGGGCGGCGAGCTGACCCAGAGCAGGCACCTGAGTGTGGACGCGGCGGCCAAGGCGGCGCGTGCCGCGCTGGAGGCGGCCGAGAAGGACGGCCGGCAGGTGTCCGTGGCCGTCGTCGACCGCAACGGCAACACCGTGGTCACCCTGCGCGGGGACGGCGCCGGCCCGCAGTCGTACGAGTCCGCGCAGCGCAAGGCGTACACCGCGGTCTCCTGGAACGCGCCGACCTCGAAGCTGGCCGAGCGGCTGGCGCAGGCGCCGAACCTGAAGGACATCCCGGGCACGCTGTTCCTCGCGGGCGGCACCCCGGTCACCGCCCAGGGCGCGCCGGTGGCGGGCATCGGCGTGGCGGGCGCGCCGTCGGGCGACCTGGACGAGCGGTACGCGCAGGCGGGCGCGGCGGCCCTCGGCCGCTGA
- the katG gene encoding catalase/peroxidase HPI — translation MTENHDAIVTDAKSEESGGCPVAHDRALHPTQGGGNRQWWPERLNVKILAKNPAVANPLDEDFDYAEAFKALDLAAVKRDIAEVLTTSQDWWPADFGNYGPLMIRMAWHSAGTYRISDGRGGAGAGQQRFAPLNSWPDNGNLDKARRLLWPVKKKYGQSISWADLLILTGNVALETMGFKTFGFGGGREDVWEPEEDVYWGPETTWLDDKRYTGDRELENPLGAVQMGLIYVNPEGPNGNPDPVAAARDIRETFRRMAMNDEETVALIAGGHTFGKTHGAGPADHVGADPEAAGLEEAGLGWRSTYGTGKGADAITSGLEVTWTSTPTQWSNGFFKNLFEYDYELEQSPAGAHQWVAKDAPEIVPDAHDPEKKHRPRMLTTDLALRFDPVYEPISRRFYENPEEFADAFARAWYKLTHRDMGPKSLYLGPEVPQETLLWQDPLPEREGELIDDADIAALKTKLLDSGLSVSQLVTTAWASASTFRASDKRGGANGARIRLAPQRGWEVNEPDQLAQVLRTLEGIQRDFNASSGAKKVSLADLIVLGGAAAVEKAAKEGGFAIEVPFTPGRVDAGEEHTDAESFEALEPAADGFRNYLGKGNRLPAEYLLLDRANLLSLSAPETTALVGGLRVLGATYQQSQLGVLTKTPGVLTNDFFVNLLDMGIQWKATSEDQTTFEGRDASTGEVKWAGSRADLVFGSNSELRALAEVYASDDAKEKFVKDFVAAWNKVMNADRFDLV, via the coding sequence ATGACCGAGAACCACGACGCGATCGTCACAGACGCGAAGTCGGAGGAGAGCGGCGGCTGCCCCGTCGCGCACGACCGGGCCCTGCACCCGACCCAGGGCGGCGGAAACCGCCAGTGGTGGCCGGAGCGGCTCAATGTGAAGATCCTCGCCAAGAACCCCGCCGTGGCCAACCCGCTCGACGAGGACTTCGACTACGCGGAGGCCTTCAAGGCCCTGGACCTCGCGGCCGTGAAGCGGGACATCGCCGAGGTGCTCACCACGTCGCAGGACTGGTGGCCCGCCGACTTCGGCAACTACGGCCCGCTGATGATCCGTATGGCCTGGCACAGCGCGGGCACCTACCGCATCAGCGACGGCCGCGGCGGCGCCGGCGCCGGCCAGCAGCGCTTCGCCCCGCTCAACAGCTGGCCGGACAACGGCAACCTGGACAAGGCCCGCCGGCTGCTGTGGCCGGTCAAGAAGAAATACGGCCAGAGCATCTCCTGGGCCGACCTGCTGATCCTCACCGGCAACGTCGCGCTGGAGACGATGGGCTTCAAGACCTTCGGCTTCGGCGGCGGCCGCGAGGACGTCTGGGAGCCGGAGGAGGACGTCTACTGGGGTCCCGAGACCACCTGGCTGGACGACAAGCGCTACACCGGCGACCGTGAGCTGGAGAACCCGCTCGGCGCCGTCCAGATGGGCCTGATCTACGTCAACCCCGAGGGCCCGAACGGCAACCCGGACCCGGTCGCCGCGGCCCGCGACATCCGTGAGACGTTCCGCCGCATGGCGATGAACGACGAGGAGACCGTCGCGCTGATCGCCGGCGGCCACACCTTCGGCAAGACCCACGGCGCCGGCCCCGCCGACCACGTCGGCGCCGACCCGGAGGCCGCCGGCCTGGAGGAGGCGGGCCTCGGCTGGCGCAGCACCTACGGCACCGGCAAGGGCGCGGACGCCATCACCTCCGGCCTGGAGGTCACCTGGACCAGCACCCCGACCCAGTGGAGCAACGGGTTCTTCAAGAACCTCTTCGAGTACGACTACGAGCTGGAGCAGAGCCCGGCCGGTGCCCACCAGTGGGTGGCCAAGGACGCCCCGGAGATCGTGCCCGACGCGCACGACCCGGAGAAGAAGCACCGCCCGCGGATGCTCACCACCGACCTGGCGCTGCGCTTCGACCCGGTCTACGAGCCGATCTCCCGCCGGTTCTACGAGAACCCGGAGGAATTCGCGGACGCCTTCGCCCGCGCCTGGTACAAGCTGACCCACCGCGACATGGGCCCCAAGTCCCTGTACCTCGGCCCCGAGGTCCCGCAGGAGACGCTGCTCTGGCAGGACCCGCTGCCGGAGCGCGAGGGCGAGCTGATCGACGACGCCGACATCGCCGCCCTGAAGACCAAGCTGCTCGACTCGGGGCTGTCCGTGTCCCAGCTGGTCACCACCGCGTGGGCGTCCGCGTCCACGTTCCGCGCCAGCGACAAGCGCGGCGGCGCCAACGGCGCCCGCATCCGCCTCGCCCCGCAGCGCGGCTGGGAGGTCAACGAGCCCGACCAGCTGGCCCAGGTGCTGCGCACCCTGGAAGGCATCCAGCGGGACTTCAACGCCTCCTCCGGCGCCAAGAAGGTCTCGCTGGCCGACCTCATCGTCCTCGGCGGTGCCGCCGCCGTGGAGAAGGCCGCCAAGGAGGGCGGCTTCGCGATCGAGGTGCCCTTCACCCCGGGCCGCGTGGACGCCGGCGAGGAGCACACCGACGCCGAGTCCTTCGAGGCGCTGGAGCCGGCCGCGGACGGCTTCCGCAACTACCTCGGCAAGGGCAACCGCCTGCCCGCCGAGTACCTGCTGCTCGACCGCGCCAACCTGCTGAGCCTGAGCGCGCCCGAGACGACCGCGCTCGTCGGCGGTCTGCGCGTCCTCGGCGCCACCTACCAGCAGTCGCAGCTCGGCGTCCTCACCAAGACGCCCGGCGTCCTCACCAACGACTTCTTCGTCAACCTGCTCGACATGGGCATCCAGTGGAAGGCGACGTCCGAGGACCAGACCACCTTCGAGGGCCGGGACGCGAGCACCGGCGAGGTGAAGTGGGCCGGCAGCCGCGCCGACCTCGTCTTCGGCTCCAACTCCGAGCTGCGCGCCCTCGCCGAGGTGTACGCCAGTGACGACGCGAAGGAGAAGTTCGTGAAGGACTTCGTCGCCGCGTGGAACAAGGTCATGAACGCGGACCGGTTCGACCTCGTCTGA
- a CDS encoding Fur family transcriptional regulator has product MSASPRPTTAEELRGAGLRVTAARVALLETVRDGDHLGVEAIASGVRDRVGHISLQAVYEALHALTAADLVRRIEPAGHPARYEGRVGDNHHHIVCRSCGAVADVDCAVGDAPCLTALDDRGFAIDEAEVVYWGLCPDCSTGRSS; this is encoded by the coding sequence ATGTCCGCCTCCCCGAGACCGACCACCGCCGAGGAACTCCGCGGTGCCGGCCTGCGCGTGACGGCAGCTCGCGTCGCGCTGCTGGAGACCGTCCGGGACGGTGACCACCTCGGCGTCGAGGCGATCGCCTCCGGTGTCCGCGATCGTGTAGGCCACATCTCCCTGCAAGCCGTCTACGAGGCCCTGCACGCGCTGACCGCGGCGGACCTGGTGCGCCGTATCGAGCCGGCCGGCCACCCGGCCCGGTACGAGGGACGCGTGGGGGACAACCACCACCACATCGTGTGCCGGTCCTGCGGAGCCGTCGCCGACGTCGACTGTGCCGTCGGCGACGCGCCCTGCCTGACCGCCTTGGACGACCGGGGCTTCGCCATCGACGAGGCCGAGGTCGTGTACTGGGGCCTGTGCCCCGACTGTTCCACCGGCCGCAGTTCCTGA
- a CDS encoding acyltransferase, whose translation MTTATPRALRMPPARTGATAAGPPAPAVPSSLPSLTGLRWMAALLVFGLHVHNFGWFGGTGGRLMSWGFGAGATGVSFFFVLSGFVLTWSARPRDRALAFWRRRIARVYPVHLVTLVVALVMACALTHRALPTPEQALANALLLHSWWQPWWQTLNPVSWSLACEAFFYAAFPALILLLRRLGARGATALGGLSVAVVLLLAWTDAHHWWTHPVYSFPAARLPEFVLGAVTARLVLLGRWRGPGLEASLALAVIGYFLVPQVTAGYSATACTLAGFALLIPAAAVADLRGLPSLWRGARMVRLGELSFAFYMVHLLVLRAATTLLGTKPRFGVLAGLTAGAAAFAVSLGLSWVLYEAVERPARRLLLRRRRPGPRRDPVPARREAPAPARD comes from the coding sequence ATGACCACGGCGACGCCCCGGGCGCTCCGGATGCCGCCCGCCCGGACCGGCGCGACGGCCGCCGGGCCCCCCGCACCGGCCGTCCCGTCCTCCCTGCCGTCCCTCACCGGGCTGCGCTGGATGGCGGCGCTGCTGGTGTTCGGGCTGCACGTGCACAACTTCGGCTGGTTCGGCGGCACGGGCGGCCGCCTGATGTCCTGGGGCTTCGGCGCCGGGGCCACCGGAGTGTCGTTCTTCTTCGTCCTGTCGGGATTCGTGCTGACCTGGTCGGCGCGGCCCCGCGACCGCGCGCTCGCCTTCTGGCGGCGGCGTATCGCGCGGGTGTACCCGGTGCACCTGGTCACTCTCGTCGTCGCGCTGGTCATGGCGTGCGCGCTGACGCACCGGGCGCTGCCGACGCCGGAGCAGGCCCTGGCGAACGCGCTGCTGCTGCACTCGTGGTGGCAGCCGTGGTGGCAGACGCTGAACCCGGTGAGCTGGTCCCTGGCCTGCGAGGCGTTCTTCTACGCCGCCTTCCCGGCCCTGATCCTGCTGCTGCGCCGGCTCGGGGCGCGCGGCGCGACCGCGCTCGGCGGGCTGTCGGTGGCCGTGGTCCTGCTGCTGGCCTGGACGGACGCCCACCACTGGTGGACGCACCCGGTCTACTCGTTCCCCGCCGCGCGGCTGCCCGAGTTCGTGCTCGGCGCGGTCACCGCGCGGCTGGTGCTGCTGGGCCGCTGGCGCGGACCGGGGCTGGAGGCGTCGCTCGCGCTGGCCGTCATCGGCTACTTCCTGGTCCCGCAGGTCACTGCCGGCTACTCGGCCACCGCGTGCACCCTCGCCGGGTTCGCGCTGCTCATCCCGGCGGCGGCCGTAGCGGACCTGCGCGGGCTGCCGTCGCTGTGGCGCGGCGCGCGGATGGTGCGGCTCGGCGAGCTGTCGTTCGCCTTCTACATGGTCCACCTGCTGGTACTGCGCGCCGCGACGACGCTGCTGGGCACGAAGCCGCGGTTCGGCGTCCTGGCGGGGCTGACGGCCGGCGCGGCCGCGTTCGCGGTCTCGCTCGGCCTGTCCTGGGTGCTGTACGAGGCGGTGGAGCGCCCGGCCCGGCGCCTGCTGCTGCGCCGCCGCCGGCCCGGCCCGCGGCGGGACCCGGTACCGGCCCGCCGGGAGGCCCCGGCACCGGCGCGCGACTGA
- a CDS encoding STAS domain-containing protein: MTVPEQDPAVSAARMVSSFLEQRKEQIAQRWADTPLFRSVFTVSRDEAVEACTAVVDALSEVAAGGRLEDIGAPGFTPVRDQLGRMTQNRARSGYAPSQIADEVAALRLPVMELLREEFADPAAPQAQECVLALTLLLGTLRLVVMETALDANTELIERQRQQLLEVATPVIKLWEGTVAVPLIGTLDSARSQVVMESLLEAIVDQRARYAILDITGVPTVDSLVAQHLMKTVAAARLMGAECIVSGIRPAIAQTIVQLGIDLGSVLTRSSLADALAYALGRQGIEVSRAHADASAR; encoded by the coding sequence ATGACAGTGCCCGAGCAGGACCCGGCCGTATCGGCAGCCCGGATGGTGAGTTCCTTCCTGGAACAGCGCAAAGAGCAGATCGCCCAGCGCTGGGCCGACACGCCTCTGTTCCGCTCGGTCTTCACCGTCTCCCGTGACGAGGCGGTCGAGGCGTGCACGGCGGTGGTGGACGCGCTGTCCGAGGTGGCCGCCGGCGGACGGCTGGAGGACATCGGGGCGCCCGGCTTCACACCGGTGCGCGACCAGTTGGGGCGGATGACGCAGAACCGGGCCCGTTCCGGTTACGCCCCGTCCCAGATCGCCGACGAGGTGGCCGCGCTGCGGCTGCCCGTGATGGAGCTGCTGCGCGAGGAGTTCGCCGACCCCGCCGCCCCGCAGGCCCAGGAGTGCGTGCTGGCGCTGACCCTGCTGCTGGGCACGCTGCGGCTGGTGGTGATGGAGACGGCGCTGGACGCGAACACGGAGCTGATCGAGCGGCAGCGGCAGCAGCTGCTCGAAGTGGCCACGCCGGTGATCAAGCTGTGGGAGGGCACGGTCGCCGTGCCGCTGATCGGCACCCTGGACAGCGCGCGCAGCCAGGTCGTGATGGAGTCGCTGCTGGAGGCGATCGTCGACCAGCGGGCCCGGTACGCCATCCTGGACATCACCGGGGTGCCGACGGTGGACTCGCTGGTGGCGCAGCACCTGATGAAGACGGTGGCCGCGGCCCGGCTGATGGGCGCCGAGTGCATCGTCTCCGGGATCCGCCCGGCCATCGCGCAGACCATCGTGCAGCTCGGCATCGACCTGGGGTCGGTCCTCACCCGGTCCTCGCTGGCCGATGCGCTCGCCTATGCGCTCGGCCGGCAGGGGATCGAGGTGTCCCGGGCGCACGCGGATGCGAGTGCCCGGTGA
- a CDS encoding STAS domain-containing protein, translated as MNQPFPAQPSSVPVLALGDVLLVSLQGELHDGMAEQLQQDITERIASDRVTGVVIDISGVDIVDSFLGRVLAEIASTARLLAARTVLAGMRPAVAITLVELGLTLPGLVTALDVDRAMELLSQRGS; from the coding sequence GTGAACCAGCCCTTTCCCGCTCAGCCCTCCTCCGTCCCGGTGCTCGCCCTCGGCGACGTGCTGCTGGTCTCCCTGCAGGGCGAGCTGCACGACGGCATGGCCGAACAGCTGCAACAGGACATCACCGAGCGCATCGCCTCGGACCGGGTCACCGGAGTGGTGATCGACATCTCCGGAGTGGACATCGTCGACTCCTTCCTCGGCCGGGTGCTCGCGGAGATCGCCTCCACGGCCCGGCTGCTGGCGGCCCGTACGGTCCTGGCGGGGATGCGGCCCGCCGTGGCGATCACCCTGGTCGAGCTGGGGCTCACGCTTCCCGGGCTGGTGACCGCGCTGGACGTCGACCGTGCCATGGAACTGCTCTCCCAGAGGGGGAGCTGA
- a CDS encoding anti-sigma regulatory factor gives MQRSGRVSAKSLPIGSDADLAWVRQHVRQCAAELGFGLVQQTKLVTAASELARNTLVHGGGGRVEITPLDNGRARGLRMCFIDDGPGIRDLELAMTDGYTSGGGLGLGLSGAKRLVHEFSVDTEPGRGTAVTAVAWVTQVPGSRPGVR, from the coding sequence ATGCAGCGGTCCGGCCGGGTGTCCGCGAAGAGCCTGCCCATCGGCTCGGACGCGGACCTGGCCTGGGTGCGGCAGCACGTGCGGCAGTGCGCGGCGGAGCTGGGCTTCGGCCTGGTGCAGCAGACGAAGCTGGTCACGGCGGCGAGCGAGCTGGCCCGCAACACGCTGGTGCACGGCGGTGGCGGACGGGTGGAGATCACGCCGCTGGACAACGGGCGGGCCCGGGGTCTGCGGATGTGTTTCATCGACGACGGTCCGGGCATCCGCGACCTGGAACTGGCCATGACCGACGGGTACACCTCCGGCGGCGGCCTCGGGTTGGGACTGAGCGGAGCGAAGCGGCTGGTGCACGAGTTCAGCGTGGACACCGAGCCGGGCCGGGGCACGGCCGTCACGGCCGTGGCCTGGGTGACCCAGGTGCCCGGGTCCCGTCCGGGGGTGCGATGA